The following proteins are encoded in a genomic region of Phycisphaerae bacterium:
- a CDS encoding sulfatase-like hydrolase/transferase has translation MRAISLICLWVVTPVIPAAAGPADHERVAPSSRRPNVVIVFPDQLRASEVGCYGHAVVRTPSIDRLAATGVRMEFAFSNFPVCSPARSILLSGRYARSTGVLRNQDNEAGPGRPTNQTPTLAEVLAANGYDTVLIGKWHLAPTPQALGFRESLRPRMRHRYFKQTFFRNEGEPYIYDDYAPYHETEAAVEYIRGHKDRPFFLYLAYGPPHMPVSEMPEQYRRMYDPAKVVIRDNTWVNGRLAYDENWFKIYMWDFQYYEHKDTFGQPLPAGMTLRELTALYDGQITAVDECIGRVLDAIRQAGIEDDTIVLLTSDHGDLLGSHGLFNKNTHHEESIHIPMIFRYPQRLKPAVVDAQIVSLVDVMPTLLDLCGLAAPDTVQGTSIAPVLLGRRKTVGENVALIETSSADGVRALRHVYFNDRKKGTEHLFDVAADPFELKDLAKDPASREVLEALRARVKEWNVRCPRWPTASSRN, from the coding sequence ATGCGAGCGATTTCACTGATTTGCCTGTGGGTTGTGACGCCGGTGATTCCGGCGGCGGCCGGGCCGGCGGATCATGAGCGGGTCGCGCCTTCATCCAGACGGCCCAATGTGGTAATCGTTTTTCCCGATCAACTTCGCGCCTCGGAGGTCGGCTGCTACGGTCACGCGGTGGTGCGGACCCCGAGTATCGATCGTCTGGCAGCCACGGGCGTGCGAATGGAGTTTGCTTTCAGCAATTTTCCGGTTTGTTCGCCGGCGAGATCGATTCTTCTTTCCGGCCGATATGCCCGTTCCACGGGCGTGCTGCGCAATCAAGACAATGAAGCGGGACCGGGTCGGCCGACGAATCAGACGCCGACTCTGGCGGAGGTGCTTGCGGCGAACGGTTATGACACGGTTCTGATCGGCAAGTGGCACCTGGCGCCCACGCCTCAGGCGCTTGGTTTTCGCGAAAGCCTGCGGCCGAGGATGCGGCATCGCTACTTCAAGCAGACCTTTTTCAGAAACGAGGGCGAACCCTACATCTACGACGACTACGCGCCTTACCACGAAACCGAGGCGGCGGTGGAGTACATCCGCGGGCACAAGGATCGCCCGTTTTTTCTGTACCTGGCGTATGGTCCGCCGCACATGCCCGTTTCGGAGATGCCGGAGCAATACCGCAGGATGTACGATCCGGCCAAGGTTGTGATCCGCGACAACACCTGGGTCAACGGCAGACTGGCCTACGACGAGAACTGGTTCAAGATCTACATGTGGGATTTTCAGTATTATGAGCACAAGGACACATTCGGGCAGCCATTGCCGGCCGGGATGACCCTTCGTGAACTGACCGCCCTGTATGACGGTCAGATCACGGCGGTGGATGAGTGCATCGGCCGGGTGCTGGATGCGATTCGTCAGGCCGGGATCGAGGACGACACGATTGTGCTGCTGACCTCCGATCACGGCGACCTGCTGGGCAGCCACGGCCTTTTCAACAAGAACACGCACCACGAGGAATCGATCCACATCCCGATGATCTTCCGCTATCCGCAGCGGCTCAAGCCGGCGGTGGTTGATGCACAGATCGTGAGCCTGGTGGACGTGATGCCCACGCTGCTGGATCTGTGCGGGCTGGCGGCTCCGGATACCGTACAGGGCACGTCGATAGCCCCGGTTCTGTTGGGGCGGCGCAAGACGGTCGGCGAAAACGTTGCCCTCATCGAGACCAGCTCCGCCGACGGCGTCCGAGCGCTGAGGCACGTGTACTTTAACGATCGCAAGAAGGGCACCGAGCACCTGTTTGACGTAGCGGCCG
- a CDS encoding trypsin-like peptidase domain-containing protein produces the protein MKRWLTTLVIVAQTVCLLPAGPAHADDVRKSVVKVFSTKSPPNMFRPWEITPPQEVTGSGVIIEGGRVLTSAHVVSWSQQIYVQPNESSEKLDATVEYIAEDCDLAILTIDDEDAIKDIKPVPLAEKLPPPKTKVNVLGYPVGGDTLSVTEGVVSRIEWTNYNYGTAALRIQVDAAINPGNSGGPAIVQDAVAGIVFSRFPEGENIGYLIPAEVVRHFIDDFKTDGKYDGFPKIDVRTATLENPSLRSYLNIERQQTGVVVHRVDQPDLKEKIKPWDIISACDGVEIDNLGVVPIAEDIRVEWGYLISKKAPGSTVKLKLIRQGKPAEVEVATITKDNGIIQRMTRTRPTYFLYGGLVFSPATAELVSVIPPRYVAMLGSRGSLLFKRADEDRVEPGDEIVVACSGILPHRITKGYGISPLSVLTHVNDQPVKSLRHAIELIKAGKDKDYVVFRFEEENEAKIVLEPKLVEKFTPDILRNNNIPSDRSEDLKDVWP, from the coding sequence ATGAAAAGGTGGTTGACTACCCTCGTGATTGTGGCCCAGACGGTGTGCCTCCTGCCGGCCGGCCCCGCCCACGCCGATGACGTGCGCAAGTCGGTCGTCAAGGTCTTCTCGACCAAGAGCCCCCCAAATATGTTCCGCCCGTGGGAGATCACCCCGCCCCAGGAGGTTACCGGCTCCGGCGTCATCATCGAAGGAGGGCGAGTCCTGACCAGCGCCCACGTCGTCTCGTGGAGCCAGCAAATCTATGTCCAGCCCAACGAGTCTTCAGAAAAGCTCGATGCCACCGTCGAGTACATCGCCGAGGATTGCGACCTCGCCATACTCACCATTGATGACGAAGATGCAATCAAGGACATCAAGCCGGTCCCGCTGGCCGAAAAGCTTCCGCCGCCGAAAACCAAAGTGAACGTGCTCGGTTACCCCGTCGGCGGTGATACGCTCTCCGTTACCGAAGGCGTGGTCTCCCGCATCGAATGGACCAACTACAACTACGGCACGGCCGCCTTGCGGATCCAAGTGGACGCGGCCATCAACCCCGGCAACAGCGGCGGCCCCGCTATCGTCCAGGACGCCGTAGCCGGCATCGTCTTCAGCCGCTTCCCCGAAGGCGAGAACATCGGTTACCTGATCCCGGCCGAGGTCGTCAGGCATTTCATCGACGACTTCAAGACCGACGGAAAATACGACGGATTCCCAAAAATCGACGTCCGCACCGCCACGCTCGAAAATCCCAGCCTGCGCAGCTACCTGAACATCGAACGTCAGCAGACCGGCGTCGTCGTGCACCGCGTGGACCAACCGGATCTCAAGGAGAAGATCAAACCTTGGGACATCATCTCCGCCTGCGACGGCGTCGAAATCGACAACCTCGGAGTGGTGCCTATCGCTGAGGACATCCGCGTCGAATGGGGGTATCTCATCTCCAAAAAGGCGCCCGGCAGCACGGTGAAGCTGAAGCTCATCCGACAAGGCAAACCAGCCGAGGTCGAGGTCGCGACCATCACTAAAGACAATGGCATTATCCAACGGATGACCCGGACACGGCCGACCTATTTCCTGTACGGCGGCCTGGTGTTCTCGCCGGCAACGGCCGAACTCGTCTCGGTGATCCCCCCCAGATACGTTGCCATGCTCGGGTCGCGAGGCTCTCTGCTGTTCAAACGAGCCGATGAGGACCGCGTCGAGCCGGGCGACGAGATCGTCGTCGCCTGCAGCGGCATCCTGCCGCACAGAATCACCAAGGGCTACGGCATCAGCCCGCTCTCGGTCCTCACCCACGTCAACGACCAGCCCGTAAAAAGCCTCCGCCACGCCATCGAGCTGATCAAGGCCGGCAAGGATAAGGATTATGTCGTCTTCCGCTTCGAGGAGGAAAATGAGGCAAAAATCGTCCTCGAACCCAAGCTGGTTGAGAAATTCACCCCCGATATCTTGC